In Miscanthus floridulus cultivar M001 chromosome 19, ASM1932011v1, whole genome shotgun sequence, the DNA window CAGGGATCGCGTAAGAGCCGCACCTTTTTCCACCAATCAAGACAAACAGGGAAGGGAAAGTAAAGCGAATCACTCACACCACGGGACGGCGGCGCGTTCGACGATGTCTTCGAGCGTCTGGAAGACGAGCTTGCTGTCGACGAGGAATCGGAGGTAGCCCTCGACGGAGGGCTCCCACTTGGCGACGGGAGGCGCCTCGGGCTCCTTCTCCCCCTCGCGGGCCTGGTCCTTGGTGTGGAGCTTCATCGCGACCGCCCGCATCTCCTCCACGAACGGCTTGCTCCCTTCCTCCCCACTCGCCGCGGGCGCCatctccgtcgccgccgccgccgcgaccagCCTCCTCTGCgccgtcaccgccgccgccgcgggcgcgaGAGCGACAGACACCACCCGGGTCACGGGCCGGGCCGcgacggagacggagacggagagtcTGTTCCACCTCCCGGAGGAGACTCTAGCGGTCGCGGTAGCGGGCGCGAGCAGGGAGAGGGCGTTGGGCGCGGAGAGCGATGCCGGTGGGGGCGCCATGGCCGCGGTGCCTTGTAGCGAGCGCTGTGCGCTGATGCTAGGGTACCGTGCTGGGGACGCGAAGGCGCCGCTGACGAACGACAGCGACCGGGGGACGGGGACTGTGGCGGTGGAGTGCGGTGTTGGTCTGGCGGCAGCGGGAGGTGCGGTGCGGGTGGGAGCGCGAGGAGTGGGAGTGAATAGAATAACCGGGGGGAACGGATTGGAACGGCCGGCTGGGgaataaggatggcaacgggatgTATCCGTCGGCCTATCGTGGGAACGTTATCTTCTCCggctacggagaattcattcgGTTTCCGTTCTCGTTATTTGTCTTGGATATAGATTTTTAATCATTTCTATATTTGTTGGATattggtcgggtaacagatacccgacaggTACTGCATactcgataaacaaggacacttgaggtcgcagctttgcaataggagacgtttcttcttcgtCCTGATATAAGTATCGGAGTTTTGGAGATGCCGAGGGGAAGGAGCGAGGTTACGagaaggacgagcaaaggtgacaGAGAGACCGAattgaggaagcgaggggcacgagagctcgtgaggcaggcgtgcttgtgctgctaacggagatggtgaggaaaaattaaactagggttcctagagcacataaactatatatatgattgttcagatttagactaaaatacctatgttgaacttttttgggcctaatactcgcatgacagcttaaATAGTTAGGTTTTCCAACGGGTAACGGAGACGGATAAATAGAGAACGTTTCTATACCCGTTATACTCGTCGAAAATAAATTCTTGTCCATTTAGATATCCACAGTTGGTATTTGGACCGTTGCCAGTCTTTACTGGGGAAGACGATGGGCGGAAAGGGCAGGCGACAGttacactgacatgtggggcctctAAATTTTGTGGGTCCTGATATCAGTGGGTACCCGAATGGATGAGAGAGGTAGTAGTAGCAAAGCTTTACCGGTGTTGCTTTGGTATTGGTCTCTGACTGTG includes these proteins:
- the LOC136528806 gene encoding heme oxygenase 1, chloroplastic-like; its protein translation is MAPPPASLSAPNALSLLAPATATARVSSGRWNRLSVSVSVAARPVTRVVSVALAPAAAAVTAQRRLVAAAAATEMAPAASGEEGSKPFVEEMRAVAMKLHTKDQAREGEKEPEAPPVAKWEPSVEGYLRFLVDSKLVFQTLEDIVERAAVPWYAEFRNTGLERSEALKKDLEWFRQQGHTIPEPSDPGTTYSSLLEELSEKDPQAFICHFYNVYFAHTAGGRMIGKKVSEKILNKKELEFYKWEGNLSHLLQNVRNKLNEVASSWSREEKDHCLEETEKSFAYSGGLLRHIFT